A DNA window from Paenibacillus andongensis contains the following coding sequences:
- a CDS encoding 50S ribosomal protein L25, with protein MTTTILLSERSGPVKKLRAEGHIPAVVYSSRMDSEHVTVPEKEIRASLKRNPRAILNVTLPSKTKQPVIVHQVQKDSLTGQLLHIDFLQINMKEQLDTSIPVHFTGEAKGTKEGGILQIETHEVMIRCMPKKLPEHLAIDISKLNIGEHITVADLEVPKHVEVLSAPETILVTILGMQKLEVPVETAADQAEEAAESNA; from the coding sequence ATGACTACAACGATTTTACTATCCGAAAGATCAGGTCCTGTAAAGAAGCTGCGAGCTGAGGGGCATATACCTGCTGTTGTGTATAGCTCACGTATGGATTCCGAACATGTCACTGTCCCGGAAAAAGAAATCCGCGCATCACTGAAACGCAATCCGCGTGCCATCCTGAATGTTACCCTGCCGTCCAAAACCAAACAGCCGGTCATCGTCCATCAAGTCCAGAAGGACAGCCTGACGGGGCAATTGCTGCATATTGATTTTCTTCAAATTAATATGAAAGAACAGCTAGATACATCGATTCCCGTCCATTTTACAGGAGAAGCTAAAGGTACCAAAGAAGGCGGAATTCTCCAAATAGAAACCCATGAGGTCATGATCCGCTGTATGCCGAAAAAACTGCCAGAACATCTCGCCATTGATATTAGCAAGCTAAATATCGGTGAACATATAACCGTTGCTGATCTTGAAGTTCCCAAGCATGTTGAAGTGTTAAGTGCTCCTGAAACCATTCTGGTCACCATACTTGGCATGCAGAAACTTGAAGTGCCGGTTGAAACAGCTGCCGATCAGGCGGAGGAAGCTGCCGAGTCTAATGCTTAG
- a CDS encoding pentapeptide repeat-containing protein, with translation MSENHDYTETLNGRNPLSLQSDCENCFGLCCVALPYAASSDFAIDKDAGQPCPNLQADFRCGVHTNLRQMGFRGCTVYDCFGAGQKVSHVTFGGRDWRQVPGSAKQMFEVFPIMRQLHELLWYLTEALTLQPARPIHGELSSALDETERLTHLSAESLMELDVAAHRADVNVLLLRTSELVRAEALRKQKNPAGRKKTYGRGADLIGANLKGADLRGANLRGAYLIAANLRGADLRVADLIGADFRDADLSGANLTDSIFLTQAQLNAAKGDGDTKLPPSLTRPTHWSTFKA, from the coding sequence ATGTCTGAGAATCACGATTATACAGAAACTTTGAACGGCAGGAATCCCCTCAGTCTGCAATCCGACTGCGAGAATTGCTTCGGATTATGCTGTGTCGCACTGCCCTACGCTGCTTCGTCAGACTTCGCGATCGACAAAGATGCCGGCCAGCCCTGCCCCAACCTGCAAGCGGACTTCCGCTGCGGCGTTCACACGAACCTCAGACAGATGGGCTTTCGAGGTTGTACGGTTTATGACTGCTTCGGCGCGGGACAAAAGGTTTCCCATGTCACCTTCGGTGGACGCGACTGGCGTCAAGTTCCAGGGTCCGCGAAGCAAATGTTCGAGGTGTTCCCGATCATGCGCCAGCTCCATGAGCTGCTCTGGTATCTGACTGAAGCGCTGACGTTGCAGCCGGCCCGTCCTATCCACGGTGAACTCAGCTCTGCGCTCGACGAAACGGAACGACTCACTCACCTTAGTGCCGAATCTCTCATGGAACTGGACGTGGCAGCTCACCGAGCCGATGTCAATGTTCTGCTTCTACGGACGAGCGAGCTCGTGCGAGCCGAAGCCCTTCGCAAGCAGAAGAACCCCGCTGGGCGTAAGAAGACCTACGGTCGAGGAGCCGACCTCATCGGGGCCAATCTCAAAGGCGCTGACCTGAGAGGCGCCAATTTGAGGGGGGCTTACCTTATAGCAGCTAACCTCAGAGGTGCCGACCTGAGAGTGGCTGACCTCATCGGGGCTGATTTCCGAGACGCTGATCTTAGCGGTGCTAACCTTACCGATAGTATCTTTCTCACCCAAGCCCAACTCAACGCGGCGAAGGGAGATGGCGACACCAAGCTGCCACCGTCGCTCACTAGACCAACGCATTGGTCCACTTTCAAAGCATAG
- a CDS encoding PAS domain-containing sensor histidine kinase, whose product MILKEHLIDSFMNLTSDGIVIVDVTGKVLEVNKKFEELHGWTRDEVIGKVLPMTPDKYKEDALRLYQSLIDGQQSSDFEALKLRKDGSTFYANVTVSPMKDNEGIVIGFIGVERDISEKKRADEELLERENQFRRLIKLNPEPIALHNDGIIKFVNDACCKLFGGVSSDDFKGKPIYEFFCLADKDFILERLQYVMQSDSYTEFMEKKLRKLDGSFFDAEISSIYVHKNMGFPVVQTVIRDLTERKKSEEALIRSEKLSLIGQLAAGIAHDIRNPLTSLKGFVKLLKAKNADYVDVMLEELEHINYVVNEFMTLAKPHLNCYMESTSLGLVKSVVGFLQPHAHLYNVQIHIDLDPDIPAIYCNPDQIKQVLINIFKNAIESMPNGGIIQIAIRKIHQGVVIRIEDQGVGISVERLSQLGEPFYTTKVNGTGLGLMVCKRIIEGHGGKLLIQSKVNEGTTVEIELPLKKKS is encoded by the coding sequence TTGATATTGAAAGAACATCTAATCGATTCCTTTATGAATTTAACCTCAGACGGAATTGTCATCGTTGATGTTACCGGAAAAGTGTTAGAGGTGAATAAGAAGTTTGAAGAATTACATGGCTGGACAAGAGATGAAGTGATTGGGAAAGTTTTGCCGATGACTCCTGATAAATATAAGGAAGATGCTCTTCGGCTCTATCAGTCTTTAATAGATGGGCAGCAAAGTTCGGATTTCGAAGCTTTAAAACTAAGAAAAGATGGTTCTACGTTTTATGCGAATGTGACGGTCTCACCTATGAAAGATAATGAAGGAATTGTTATTGGGTTTATTGGTGTAGAAAGGGACATAAGTGAAAAGAAAAGAGCCGATGAGGAACTATTAGAAAGAGAGAATCAATTTAGAAGGTTGATTAAACTTAATCCAGAACCCATTGCTCTGCATAACGATGGTATCATCAAGTTTGTAAATGATGCTTGTTGTAAGCTGTTTGGAGGTGTTTCTTCCGATGACTTCAAGGGAAAACCCATCTACGAATTTTTCTGTTTAGCTGACAAGGATTTCATTTTGGAGCGGCTTCAGTATGTGATGCAGTCAGATTCTTACACGGAGTTTATGGAGAAAAAGCTGCGAAAATTAGATGGCTCTTTTTTTGATGCCGAAATATCCTCCATTTATGTCCACAAAAACATGGGGTTTCCTGTCGTACAGACCGTGATACGTGATCTTACTGAGCGCAAAAAGTCTGAAGAAGCCCTTATTAGATCAGAAAAACTGTCACTCATTGGCCAATTGGCAGCAGGGATCGCACATGATATACGTAATCCTTTAACCTCCTTGAAAGGCTTTGTGAAATTATTAAAGGCGAAAAATGCCGATTATGTGGATGTCATGCTGGAAGAATTAGAACATATTAACTATGTTGTCAATGAGTTCATGACGCTAGCTAAGCCGCATCTGAATTGTTACATGGAGAGCACTTCCCTAGGACTTGTCAAAAGTGTGGTTGGTTTTCTGCAACCACATGCCCATCTTTATAACGTTCAAATACATATAGATTTGGATCCAGACATACCCGCTATTTATTGTAACCCAGATCAAATCAAACAGGTTTTAATTAATATTTTTAAGAATGCCATCGAGTCTATGCCAAATGGGGGAATCATTCAAATCGCTATCCGAAAAATCCATCAAGGTGTGGTGATCCGCATCGAAGATCAGGGTGTAGGCATTTCTGTAGAGAGGTTATCCCAGTTAGGGGAGCCGTTTTATACGACTAAAGTGAATGGCACGGGTTTAGGGCTTATGGTTTGTAAACGAATAATCGAAGGGCACGGAGGCAAATTGTTAATTCAAAGCAAAGTTAATGAGGGTACTACGGTGGAAATCGAATTGCCTTTAAAAAAAAAGAGCTAG
- a CDS encoding NUDIX hydrolase: MTTLIDKIAWIYVVDGQILVARSKGKDIYYLPGGKRETDETDVDTLLREIEEELSVRIKPETVLHFGTFEAGAHGKSEGMHVKMTCYTGDFEGELRPASEIEELVWLTYHDRDRVSPVCQIIFDKLSEMKLLS; the protein is encoded by the coding sequence ATGACTACATTAATAGATAAAATTGCTTGGATATACGTTGTTGATGGTCAAATATTAGTCGCTCGTTCCAAAGGAAAAGACATCTATTATTTACCTGGCGGAAAAAGGGAAACGGATGAAACCGATGTCGACACTCTTTTACGAGAAATAGAAGAGGAATTATCCGTTCGAATAAAGCCGGAAACCGTCTTGCATTTTGGCACATTCGAGGCTGGGGCACATGGTAAATCGGAAGGTATGCATGTAAAAATGACTTGTTACACGGGGGATTTTGAGGGAGAGCTGCGTCCAGCTTCTGAAATTGAGGAGTTGGTCTGGTTAACCTATCATGACCGGGATCGTGTCTCTCCTGTTTGCCAAATCATTTTTGATAAATTAAGTGAGATGAAATTGCTTTCATAA
- a CDS encoding discoidin domain-containing protein codes for MMRYVIVPTALLILLILTSASNNYGASAKTDFVKVMTVSNQLGNQIWMLGNQDDSDLEFGKESAGQSSYTVTPELKQTDAWDNVPQGLNKSVNPTFAINFPLTEIPENGVHFRVRILDAYKAVPQMAVFSNKMLSGIIQIAGVGGTTSSYSYKKLYELYIPKEQLQLGTNELKLSAVGCLYCTADEDKFLWWKWDYLALDALSSPAEEPIHGRYVESGTKVSNLSFYYDQGAVRHLPYVLKWLGIAYSGNVMRVDCATDVKMGCSSIKSYYETLRDYNTAAVALHLHTGNIKLKEDGTLPADAENKLLDYVKQYGSMFQYYEIDNEPGLFNRSKGVNLAIAKWLKTHLPELAPHVKTVAPGWAYAPKYNMRSCRNQSSSGMFKCGDPDGWEDDSQQRMELEELTDLTNGHAYGNSYIDNKDGSFLENLQTFGGSEDGLKKQMLNTEYGTSDSHTDPKEFGAAQPHSAIFDRIMRAHIGYADMFMQHAAFYPQYALFESGIDLNNQNPAQMKIHKNVMDKDTRVGIMRRLNLAYATHGKPLVYELTNKSELADKLVYFRGVDTSTLPPLPGSGAKSDKILLNFVNFGTSTQTIQAKVTMPEAALYEGERFGAGETYASARTYLTGLQAAPELEFKETLLPGEAVQYILARTDRVKPIAPSWIQAKPIENHAIELSWKESEGAHSYDILRKIGTAEGGYEVIAEQVADTGFVDADTLVGNTYMYQIRVSGAKEISPAATATAADVVALNRAEWEVTSSSGKPQGAIDGSPYTRWDTGTAQAPGQYYQIDMKNSFTINKIVLRSENSPNDYPRKYEVYVSNDGFNWGSSVASGVGTSVLEINLKPQNARYVKIIQTAKAGNYWSIHDLQIYGQKTD; via the coding sequence ATGATGAGATATGTGATTGTACCAACTGCCTTGTTGATCTTACTGATCCTGACCTCGGCGTCGAATAACTACGGTGCATCGGCAAAAACAGATTTTGTAAAAGTGATGACAGTTTCCAATCAGCTTGGTAATCAAATATGGATGTTGGGCAATCAGGACGATTCCGATTTGGAATTTGGTAAAGAAAGCGCAGGACAGAGCAGCTATACCGTAACGCCCGAACTGAAGCAGACGGATGCTTGGGACAATGTGCCTCAAGGTCTTAATAAATCCGTGAATCCTACCTTTGCGATCAACTTCCCGCTCACTGAAATACCCGAAAATGGTGTTCATTTCCGAGTGAGAATTCTGGATGCTTATAAAGCAGTTCCACAGATGGCGGTTTTCTCCAATAAGATGCTTTCTGGCATCATCCAGATTGCTGGAGTCGGGGGGACTACAAGCTCCTACTCGTACAAGAAATTATATGAGCTTTATATTCCTAAGGAGCAGCTGCAGCTGGGAACTAACGAATTGAAGCTGTCAGCCGTAGGCTGTTTGTATTGTACGGCAGATGAGGATAAATTTCTATGGTGGAAATGGGACTACCTAGCACTTGATGCGCTGTCTTCACCTGCTGAAGAACCGATTCATGGGAGATATGTGGAATCCGGTACGAAGGTAAGCAATCTGTCATTCTACTATGATCAGGGAGCAGTAAGGCACCTTCCTTACGTATTGAAATGGTTAGGCATCGCCTACAGCGGCAATGTGATGAGGGTAGATTGTGCGACGGATGTGAAGATGGGGTGCTCGTCGATCAAGTCTTATTACGAAACCCTGCGTGATTACAATACTGCAGCGGTAGCCCTACATCTGCATACAGGGAATATTAAGTTGAAAGAGGATGGCACACTGCCAGCAGATGCAGAGAATAAATTATTGGATTATGTGAAGCAGTATGGGTCCATGTTTCAATATTATGAGATTGATAATGAGCCGGGCTTGTTCAATCGCTCCAAAGGGGTGAATCTAGCCATTGCGAAGTGGTTAAAGACCCATCTTCCTGAGCTTGCTCCTCATGTGAAAACAGTGGCTCCCGGCTGGGCATATGCACCTAAATACAACATGAGATCATGTAGAAATCAATCCTCATCCGGCATGTTTAAATGTGGAGATCCCGACGGGTGGGAAGACGATTCACAGCAGCGCATGGAGCTAGAAGAGTTGACAGATTTAACGAATGGGCATGCTTACGGAAATTCGTATATCGATAATAAGGACGGAAGCTTCTTAGAAAATCTGCAAACCTTCGGAGGGTCAGAGGATGGCCTCAAGAAGCAAATGTTGAATACGGAGTATGGAACTTCGGATAGTCATACGGATCCTAAAGAATTTGGTGCTGCGCAGCCTCATTCGGCGATCTTCGATCGCATCATGAGGGCTCATATCGGTTATGCTGATATGTTTATGCAGCATGCGGCGTTTTATCCCCAATATGCCTTGTTTGAGTCGGGGATTGATTTGAATAATCAAAATCCAGCGCAAATGAAGATTCATAAGAACGTGATGGACAAAGATACTCGAGTTGGGATTATGCGCAGGTTGAATCTGGCCTATGCCACGCATGGGAAACCGCTAGTGTACGAGCTAACTAATAAGTCTGAGTTGGCTGATAAACTTGTTTATTTTCGCGGCGTGGATACATCGACATTGCCTCCACTGCCAGGATCAGGAGCGAAGTCGGATAAAATTCTGTTGAACTTCGTAAATTTTGGGACGAGTACGCAAACGATACAAGCCAAAGTAACTATGCCCGAAGCTGCTTTGTATGAGGGAGAACGATTCGGAGCTGGTGAGACCTATGCGTCAGCTCGTACATATTTGACTGGACTGCAAGCGGCTCCTGAGCTTGAATTCAAGGAAACGCTGCTGCCAGGTGAAGCTGTACAGTATATTTTGGCGCGGACAGATCGGGTAAAACCGATTGCACCTTCGTGGATTCAGGCAAAGCCCATAGAGAATCATGCGATTGAGCTTAGCTGGAAGGAATCGGAAGGAGCTCATAGTTATGATATTTTACGTAAAATAGGTACGGCTGAAGGCGGCTACGAGGTGATCGCTGAACAAGTGGCAGATACAGGCTTTGTTGATGCGGATACGTTGGTTGGAAACACATACATGTATCAGATCCGAGTATCAGGTGCCAAAGAGATTTCACCAGCGGCAACGGCGACGGCTGCTGATGTAGTTGCCCTGAACCGGGCAGAATGGGAAGTAACCAGCAGTTCTGGTAAACCGCAAGGTGCGATTGATGGCAGCCCCTATACTCGCTGGGATACAGGGACAGCTCAAGCACCCGGGCAATACTATCAAATTGATATGAAGAATTCATTCACAATCAACAAGATAGTGCTGAGAAGTGAGAACTCGCCGAATGATTATCCAAGGAAGTATGAGGTATATGTATCTAATGATGGCTTCAATTGGGGATCTTCCGTAGCATCGGGTGTTGGCACAAGCGTTCTAGAAATCAACTTGAAGCCACAAAATGCGCGATACGTAAAGATCATCCAGACGGCGAAAGCTGGGAATTATTGGTCCATCCATGATCTGCAAATCTACGGTCAGAAAACGGATTGA
- a CDS encoding class I SAM-dependent methyltransferase: MKPLETKRFTAIRSQLIIKAKGEVLEIGCGTGINFSFYKDVSVTAIEPNPFLRKTSLERASVAKAAIHVIEGSAEQLPFADHSFDTVVGTLVLCTIPNPVEAIREISRVCKPTGTILLFEHVRHENRLLRKLQDLLTPFWKRACDGCHLNRDTIHLLSQEDIEIIEINKHLGNIFISVEARKNQ; encoded by the coding sequence ATGAAACCCTTGGAGACCAAAAGATTTACAGCTATTCGCTCTCAGTTAATCATCAAAGCAAAGGGAGAAGTTCTGGAAATCGGATGCGGAACAGGTATTAATTTCAGCTTCTATAAGGATGTATCTGTAACAGCAATTGAGCCGAATCCATTTCTGAGAAAGACCTCGCTTGAGCGTGCTTCCGTTGCTAAAGCGGCTATCCATGTCATTGAAGGAAGTGCTGAGCAATTGCCATTTGCAGATCATTCGTTCGATACTGTGGTTGGGACACTTGTTTTATGTACGATACCCAACCCAGTAGAAGCGATTAGAGAAATTAGTAGAGTATGTAAACCAACTGGAACCATTTTATTATTTGAGCATGTTCGACATGAAAATAGGCTGCTCAGGAAGCTGCAAGATCTCCTGACTCCGTTCTGGAAACGAGCTTGTGATGGGTGTCATTTGAATAGAGATACCATTCACTTACTGAGTCAAGAAGATATAGAAATAATTGAGATAAATAAACATTTAGGAAACATTTTTATTAGCGTTGAAGCTAGAAAAAATCAGTAG
- a CDS encoding alpha/beta hydrolase — translation MILLLIAVILAMVFLILVSASFYFYRVAIARADKSFLNNNPDLAVTSSVENPFSGNESWWREQMITEWSITSIDGLKLYAYYIAADRPTDKTVILAHGYAGQATQMGNLAQMYRDTLGFNVLLPDARGHGRSEGHYIGFGWPERKDYVQWINQVIVHTGEQSKVVLHGVSMGGATVMMTSGEDLPTNVKAILEDYGYTSVKDQLTYQLKRIYRLPAFPLLHLTSLMTKLRAWYFFGEASAIDQIQKSKTPMLFIHGDADLFVPSEMVYALFKNAPLAKQLLIMPGAGHGLARHSNPVRYDREVAQFIGAYMKE, via the coding sequence TTGATTTTGTTGTTGATCGCAGTCATATTGGCAATGGTCTTTCTTATCCTCGTTTCCGCAAGCTTTTATTTCTATCGCGTTGCCATTGCCCGCGCCGACAAAAGCTTTTTGAACAACAATCCCGATCTAGCTGTTACTTCAAGCGTCGAAAATCCGTTTAGTGGCAACGAATCCTGGTGGAGGGAGCAAATGATTACAGAATGGAGCATTACGTCCATCGATGGATTAAAGCTCTATGCTTACTATATCGCCGCCGATCGACCGACAGATAAAACCGTCATTCTCGCGCACGGGTATGCTGGACAAGCTACGCAGATGGGCAATCTAGCGCAAATGTATAGAGACACATTAGGCTTTAACGTCCTCCTCCCCGACGCCCGCGGGCATGGCCGAAGCGAAGGCCATTATATCGGATTCGGTTGGCCCGAACGCAAGGATTACGTCCAATGGATCAACCAAGTTATCGTACATACGGGCGAGCAGTCGAAGGTCGTCCTACACGGTGTATCTATGGGCGGAGCTACGGTAATGATGACCAGCGGAGAGGATTTGCCGACTAACGTCAAAGCCATTCTAGAGGATTACGGCTATACTTCTGTGAAGGACCAACTGACTTACCAGCTGAAAAGAATATATCGGCTCCCGGCATTTCCACTCCTTCATTTAACCAGTTTGATGACCAAACTTCGAGCGTGGTACTTTTTCGGTGAAGCTTCGGCTATAGACCAAATCCAAAAATCCAAAACGCCCATGCTATTCATCCACGGCGACGCTGATTTATTCGTGCCGTCCGAGATGGTATACGCATTGTTCAAGAACGCTCCACTGGCTAAACAATTACTGATCATGCCCGGTGCCGGACACGGTCTTGCCCGACATTCGAATCCAGTGAGATATGACCGTGAAGTAGCCCAATTTATCGGTGCGTACATGAAGGAATAA